One window of Coffea eugenioides isolate CCC68of unplaced genomic scaffold, Ceug_1.0 ScVebR1_1946;HRSCAF=2888, whole genome shotgun sequence genomic DNA carries:
- the LOC113756075 gene encoding exocyst complex component EXO70B1-like: MNSTKDILPIHSDNKSQIPSSHLKHLFLDVLFNPKYTIGADQFLKSSNNSVYLSASITDSSTITLHYEDYEGHHAVFSEEGIKTLRCLAATLSSRNELADCVQMYTEHRKDVVNLVYVRLREKLKVETVCVFMCTDELSEKTQRWIQVAKICVGTIFGIEKCFYEQIFGDLGSFEDSAANGFVYIIEGTAAELLEFPDSLLARGRLPQRPDILLPLYHELTNLIPHLMAYLDQDVCLAKTICNFATNIMLRLKQQMANLLSVTEKHVLRELSTRPLPGGGIHPLTKYIIHHIDLIYVHRESLTELVARPQGSNDDQDPPEIPGSREMDEGLIFLK, from the coding sequence ATGAATTCCACAAAAGATATACTCCCAATTCACAGTGATAACAAATCCCAAATCCCGTCTTCGCACCTCAAGCACCTTTTCCTAGACGTATTATTCAACCCCAAGTACACCATAGGTGCAGATCAATTCTTGAAGAGTTCGAATAATTCAGTGTATCTTTCAGCTTCCATTACAGATAGCTCCACCATCACATTGCACTACGAAGACTACGAGGGCCATCACGCAGTCTTTAGTGAGGAAGGTATAAAAACGCTTAGGTGTTTGGCAGCAACGTTGAGCTCCAGAAATGAATTGGCTGATTGTGTTCAGATGTATACCGAGCATCGAAAGGATGTAGTCAACCTGGTATATGTGAGGCTTCGTGAGAAATTGAAGGTAGAGACCGTCTGTGTTTTTATGTGCACGGATGAGTTGAGTGAGAAAACCCAACGGTGGATACAAGTAGCCAAGATTTGCGTAGGCACCATTTTTGGAATAGAGAAGTGTTTCTATGAGCAAATTTTTGGAGATCTGGGATCATTCGAGGATTCTGCTGCTAACGGTTTTGTGTACATAATAGAAGGGACTGCTGCTGAGTTGCTTGAGTTTCCAGACTCTCTATTAGCCAGGGGCCGATTGCCCCAGAGACCAGACATTTTGTTGCCCTTATATCATGAACTAACCAATCTAATTCCACATCTGATGGCATATTTGGACCAAGATGTATGCCTAGCGAAAACCATCTGCAATTTTGCCACTAACATTATGCTCCGACTGAAACAGCAAATGGCAAACCTCCTTTCTGTTACAGAGAAACACGTTCTTCGTGAGCTTTCGACAAGGCCATTACCTGGAGGAGGAATTCACCCCTTAACTAAGTACATAATTCATCACATTGACCTGATTTATGTTCACAGGGAATCCTTAACTGAGTTGGTGGCTAGACCCCAAGGTTCCAATGACGACCAAGATCCTCCAGAAATACCGGGTTCACGTGAAATGGATGAAGGGCTAATTTTCCTAAAGAG